In one window of Photobacterium leiognathi DNA:
- the tadA gene encoding tRNA adenosine(34) deaminase TadA, giving the protein MTIQVEHNDEFFMRRAMELAAKAEGEGEVPVGAVVVHNGQVIGEGWNRSIGQHDATAHAEIMALRQAGKVLENYRLLDTTVYVTLEPCPMCAGAIVHSRVGKVVYGADDLKTGAAGSTMNLLSYEGVNHHVGLVSGVLADECRAQLQAFFKRRRAEKKAAKQLAKQQAENNDSIE; this is encoded by the coding sequence ATGACGATTCAAGTAGAGCACAATGACGAGTTCTTTATGCGTCGTGCAATGGAACTTGCTGCTAAAGCAGAAGGTGAAGGTGAAGTACCTGTTGGTGCGGTAGTTGTGCACAATGGTCAGGTTATCGGTGAAGGCTGGAACCGATCGATTGGACAACATGATGCAACTGCCCACGCTGAGATCATGGCATTACGCCAAGCAGGTAAAGTGCTAGAAAACTATCGCTTATTAGATACTACCGTATATGTCACTTTAGAGCCTTGCCCTATGTGTGCAGGTGCCATAGTACATAGCCGAGTAGGTAAAGTGGTCTATGGTGCAGACGATCTAAAAACAGGTGCGGCAGGAAGCACTATGAACTTACTCAGCTATGAAGGTGTGAATCACCATGTTGGGTTAGTGTCAGGCGTCTTAGCTGATGAATGTCGAGCACAACTGCAAGCGTTCTTCAAACGTCGTCGAGCAGAGAAAAAGGCGGCTAAGCAGTTAGCTAAACAGCAAGCTGAAAATAATGACTCAATTGAGTAA
- a CDS encoding S-(hydroxymethyl)glutathione dehydrogenase/class III alcohol dehydrogenase, with the protein MTDKFIKSKAAVAWGPNQPLSIEEVDVMLPRKGEVLVRIIATGVCHTDAFTLSGDDPEGIFPAILGHEGGGIVEMVGEGVTGLEVGDHVIPLYTAECGECKYCKSGKTNLCQAVRETQGKGLMPDGTTRFYKDGQPIFHYMGCSTFSEYTVLPEISLAKISKEAPLEEVCLLGCGVTTGMGAVLNTAKVEEGSTVAVFGLGGIGLAAIIGATMAKASRIIAVDINEEKFELARKLGATDCINPMKFDKPIQEVIVEMTDGGVDYSFECIGNVNVMRSALECCHKGWGESVIIGVAGAGQEISTRPFQLVTGRVWRGSAFGGVKGRSELPGIVDRYMAGEFQLDDFISFNMGLDKINEAFDLLHEGKSIRTIIHFDK; encoded by the coding sequence ATGACTGACAAATTTATTAAATCAAAAGCAGCTGTTGCATGGGGTCCAAACCAACCACTATCAATCGAAGAAGTTGATGTAATGCTTCCTCGTAAAGGTGAAGTGTTAGTTCGCATCATTGCTACTGGCGTTTGTCACACTGACGCATTCACTCTATCAGGCGACGATCCAGAAGGTATCTTCCCAGCAATCCTAGGCCACGAAGGTGGCGGTATTGTTGAAATGGTTGGTGAAGGTGTAACTGGTCTAGAAGTTGGTGACCACGTTATCCCACTTTACACAGCAGAATGTGGTGAGTGTAAATACTGTAAGTCTGGTAAAACAAACCTATGTCAAGCGGTACGTGAGACACAAGGTAAAGGCCTAATGCCTGACGGCACAACGCGTTTCTACAAAGATGGTCAGCCTATCTTCCACTACATGGGTTGTTCAACATTCTCTGAGTACACTGTTTTACCTGAAATTTCACTAGCGAAAATCAGCAAAGAAGCACCTCTAGAAGAAGTATGTCTACTAGGTTGTGGTGTAACAACAGGTATGGGCGCGGTACTTAACACTGCTAAAGTTGAAGAAGGTAGCACTGTTGCTGTATTTGGTCTAGGTGGTATCGGTCTAGCAGCTATCATTGGTGCAACAATGGCTAAAGCAAGCCGCATCATTGCTGTTGATATCAACGAAGAGAAATTCGAATTAGCACGTAAGCTTGGTGCGACTGATTGCATCAACCCAATGAAATTCGACAAACCAATCCAAGAAGTGATCGTTGAGATGACTGACGGTGGTGTTGACTACTCATTCGAATGTATCGGTAACGTAAACGTAATGCGTTCTGCACTTGAATGTTGTCACAAAGGCTGGGGTGAGTCTGTAATCATCGGTGTTGCAGGTGCAGGTCAAGAGATCTCTACTCGTCCATTCCAACTAGTAACTGGTCGCGTATGGCGTGGTTCTGCATTCGGTGGTGTTAAAGGCCGTTCAGAGCTTCCAGGTATCGTAGATCGTTACATGGCGGGTGAGTTCCAGTTAGATGACTTCATCTCATTCAACATGGGTCTAGACAAGATCAACGAAGCATTCGATTTGCTTCACGAAGGTAAGAGTATCCGTACTATTATCCACTTCGACAAATAA
- a CDS encoding LysR substrate-binding domain-containing protein yields the protein MFQWEGVTEFVAVAETESFTAASKRLGISTAQVSRQVSALENRLNTKLFYRTTRKVSLTEEGSVYYQHCRQVLDGLEEAERALSNLRGTPQGLIKLTAPVTYGEKYIMPLVNDFMLQYPELEVNIDLTNRQVDLVEGSFDLAIRLGRLTSSSMMAKRLTTRTMYVCASPAYLAKFGVPHSLSELRHHNCLIGNLDHWRFQESGKEKSVRVTGNLNCNSGYGLRDAVLKGIGIAQLPDYYIDKDLDSGEIVPILTNYQEPEEGIWALYPHNRHLSPKVRMLVDFLAEELPKISHYDV from the coding sequence ATGTTCCAATGGGAAGGCGTGACTGAGTTTGTTGCGGTAGCTGAGACAGAAAGCTTTACAGCAGCATCGAAACGATTAGGTATTTCAACGGCGCAAGTGAGTCGACAAGTCAGTGCGTTAGAAAATCGATTGAATACAAAACTGTTCTACCGTACGACTAGAAAGGTATCGTTGACGGAAGAAGGCAGTGTGTATTACCAACATTGTCGTCAGGTATTAGATGGTTTAGAAGAAGCAGAGCGTGCCCTGAGTAACTTACGTGGTACGCCTCAAGGCTTAATAAAGTTAACGGCACCTGTGACGTACGGCGAAAAATACATCATGCCGTTGGTGAACGACTTCATGCTGCAATACCCAGAGCTTGAAGTGAATATTGATTTAACCAACCGCCAGGTCGATCTCGTTGAAGGCAGCTTTGACTTGGCGATCCGCCTTGGTCGTTTAACCAGTTCATCTATGATGGCTAAGCGCTTAACCACACGTACTATGTATGTGTGTGCTTCGCCTGCGTACTTAGCCAAATTTGGTGTACCGCATTCGCTATCTGAATTACGTCATCATAACTGTTTGATTGGTAACCTTGACCATTGGCGTTTCCAAGAATCAGGTAAAGAAAAGAGTGTACGTGTTACGGGTAATTTAAATTGTAATAGTGGTTATGGCTTACGTGATGCTGTTCTTAAAGGGATCGGTATTGCTCAATTACCTGACTACTATATAGATAAAGATTTAGATTCAGGTGAAATTGTGCCGATCTTGACGAATTACCAAGAGCCAGAAGAAGGTATCTGGGCGTTATATCCACATAACCGCCATTTATCACCGAAGGTACGTATGCTGGTGGACTTCTTAGCTGAAGAGTTACCTAAAATTAGCCATTATGATGTGTAA